The Enterococcus rotai genome includes a window with the following:
- a CDS encoding ABC transporter ATP-binding protein: MTKILEVNHLSKSYGYRSNKVQVLNNISFSVEQGEFVGIMGPSGAGKSTLLNTISTIALPTTGTVRIDGQDILKMRDGQISDFRRKKLGFIFQNFNLMDTLNVKDNILLPLAVDRMPLSEMEQRLAHVADILGIDQLLSSFPNAISVGQKQRVAAARALITKPKIIFADEPTGSLDSKSAAELLQYMTNMNIQDDATIMMVTHDPYTASYCNRILFIKDGVFFSEVVRQGSRKEFFNRVIDMQATIGGGGRANDF, translated from the coding sequence ATGACAAAAATTTTAGAAGTAAATCATTTAAGTAAATCATATGGGTACCGAAGCAATAAGGTCCAAGTTTTGAATAATATATCTTTTTCTGTAGAACAAGGAGAGTTTGTCGGGATCATGGGACCTAGTGGTGCTGGTAAGTCGACATTACTCAATACGATTTCCACGATTGCGTTGCCTACGACTGGAACGGTTCGAATAGATGGTCAAGATATATTGAAGATGCGCGATGGTCAAATCAGCGATTTTCGACGTAAGAAACTAGGGTTTATTTTCCAAAATTTCAATTTAATGGATACATTAAATGTAAAAGATAATATTTTATTGCCATTGGCTGTTGATCGTATGCCTCTATCTGAAATGGAGCAACGGTTGGCGCATGTTGCTGATATTTTAGGGATTGACCAATTGTTAAGTAGTTTCCCTAATGCAATCTCAGTTGGACAAAAACAGCGAGTAGCAGCAGCACGTGCACTGATCACTAAACCTAAAATTATTTTTGCAGATGAACCAACGGGCTCTTTGGATTCTAAATCAGCTGCAGAATTACTTCAATATATGACGAATATGAATATACAAGACGATGCTACGATCATGATGGTTACCCATGATCCTTATACTGCAAGTTACTGTAATCGGATTTTGTTTATTAAAGATGGTGTCTTTTTTTCAGAGGTAGTTCGTCAAGGCTCTAGAAAAGAGTTTTTCAATCGGGTGATTGATATGCAGGCAACCATTGGCGGAGGTGGCCGAGCGAATGATTTTTAA
- the nrdD gene encoding anaerobic ribonucleoside-triphosphate reductase yields MMDIKQANNEVSSTGSALHTIKIVKRDGRLVDFDDRKIYDALIKAEQKIRGSLDPLAHERIQEIVERIDQEISDRFAEDVKIYEIQNIVEHILLAKNEYELAEEYINYRTRRDFERSKATDINFTISKLINKDQSVVNENANKDSDVFNTQRDLTAGIVGKSIGLKMLPPHVANAHQKGDIHYHDLDYHPYTPMTNCCLIDFKGMLNDGFKIGNAEVESPKSIQTATAQISQIIANVASSQYGGCSADRVDELLAPFAELNYQKHLVDAKEWIDGADRQDAYAKSKTQKDIYDAMQSLEYEINTLFTSNGQTPFTSLGFGLGLNWFEREIQKAILQIRIKGLGSEHRTAIFPKLIFTLKRGVNLNDSDPNYDVKQLALECATKRMYPDILNYDKLVDLTGSFKVPMGCRSFLQGWKDENGEEINVGRMNLGVVTLNLPRIAMEAQGNVGRFWTLLAERLNTMKDALVYRVERCKEATPANAPILYMYGAFGKRLSRKESVNELFKNKRATVSLGYIGLYEVASAFYGGDWETNPEAKDFTLAILKDLKAHADDWGNEYGYHFSVYSTPSESLTDRFCRLDTEKFGIVENITDKDYYTNSFHYDVRKNPTPFEKLDFEKDYPQYCSGGFIHYCEYPVLQQNPKALESVWDYAYDRVGYLGTNTPIDHCYECNFEGDFHPTERGFECPQCGNHDPKSCDVVKRTCGYLGNPQARPMVHGRHKEISSRVKHMK; encoded by the coding sequence ATGATGGATATTAAGCAAGCTAATAATGAAGTGAGTTCTACTGGTTCAGCCTTACATACGATTAAAATCGTTAAAAGAGATGGTCGGCTAGTAGATTTTGATGATCGAAAAATTTATGACGCTTTGATCAAAGCTGAACAAAAAATTCGTGGTTCTTTAGACCCGCTTGCCCATGAACGTATTCAAGAAATCGTTGAAAGAATCGATCAAGAAATTTCAGATCGTTTTGCAGAAGATGTCAAAATTTATGAAATCCAAAATATCGTTGAACATATTTTACTGGCAAAAAATGAATATGAATTGGCAGAAGAATATATCAACTACCGCACTCGTCGAGATTTTGAACGTAGTAAAGCTACAGATATCAATTTTACAATCAGTAAATTAATCAACAAAGACCAATCAGTCGTTAACGAGAATGCCAATAAAGATAGCGATGTTTTCAACACGCAACGTGATTTAACGGCTGGGATCGTTGGAAAGTCAATTGGACTTAAAATGTTGCCTCCTCATGTTGCCAATGCCCATCAAAAAGGTGATATCCACTATCATGACTTAGACTACCATCCATATACACCGATGACCAACTGTTGTTTGATTGACTTTAAAGGAATGTTGAACGATGGATTCAAAATTGGTAATGCTGAAGTTGAGTCACCTAAATCGATCCAAACAGCAACTGCTCAAATCTCACAAATCATAGCCAATGTCGCCTCTAGTCAATATGGCGGTTGTTCTGCTGATCGTGTGGATGAACTATTAGCACCATTTGCTGAATTAAATTATCAAAAACATTTAGTAGATGCTAAAGAATGGATCGATGGTGCTGATCGTCAAGATGCTTATGCTAAAAGTAAAACCCAAAAGGACATTTATGATGCCATGCAAAGCTTAGAATATGAGATCAATACCTTATTCACTTCAAATGGACAGACTCCATTCACTTCTTTGGGATTTGGATTAGGTCTAAATTGGTTTGAACGCGAGATTCAAAAAGCAATTTTACAAATCCGTATCAAAGGTTTAGGTAGTGAACATAGAACAGCAATTTTTCCTAAATTGATTTTCACTTTAAAACGTGGTGTTAATTTAAACGACTCAGACCCAAACTATGACGTGAAACAACTTGCATTAGAATGTGCAACCAAAAGAATGTATCCTGATATTTTAAATTATGATAAATTAGTCGATTTGACAGGTAGTTTCAAAGTCCCAATGGGTTGTCGTTCTTTCTTGCAAGGATGGAAAGATGAAAATGGCGAAGAAATCAATGTCGGCCGTATGAATTTAGGAGTAGTCACTTTAAATCTGCCTAGAATTGCAATGGAAGCACAAGGCAATGTTGGTAGATTCTGGACACTTTTAGCTGAGCGTTTAAATACAATGAAAGATGCTTTAGTATATCGTGTTGAACGTTGTAAAGAAGCAACACCGGCTAATGCACCGATTCTTTATATGTATGGCGCATTTGGCAAACGTTTGTCTCGAAAAGAATCTGTCAATGAATTATTTAAAAACAAACGGGCTACTGTTTCACTAGGCTATATTGGTTTATATGAAGTCGCTTCTGCTTTTTACGGCGGAGACTGGGAAACGAATCCTGAAGCGAAAGACTTTACACTTGCGATCTTAAAAGATTTAAAAGCCCATGCAGATGACTGGGGCAATGAATATGGCTATCATTTTAGTGTCTATTCAACACCAAGTGAAAGCTTAACTGACCGTTTCTGCCGCCTAGATACCGAAAAATTTGGTATCGTCGAAAATATCACAGATAAAGACTATTACACCAACAGTTTCCATTATGATGTACGTAAAAATCCAACACCATTCGAAAAACTAGATTTTGAAAAAGATTATCCACAATATTGCTCTGGCGGTTTCATCCACTATTGCGAATACCCAGTCTTACAACAAAATCCTAAAGCTTTGGAATCTGTTTGGGATTACGCCTATGATCGTGTTGGCTATCTAGGAACTAATACACCGATCGACCATTGTTATGAATGTAATTTCGAAGGAGATTTCCACCCAACAGAACGCGGATTCGAATGCCCACAATGCGGCAATCACGATCCAAAATCATGTGATGTTGTTAAACGTACCTGTGGCTACCTAGGCAATCCCCAAGCCCGCCCAATGGTACATGGAAGACATAAAGAAATCTCTTCACGAGTGAAACATATGAAATAA
- the nrdG gene encoding anaerobic ribonucleoside-triphosphate reductase activating protein — translation MRNPKPQEWLAEELSQNYIGDYKAFNFVDGEGVRNSLYVSGCLFACEGCFNQAVQNFRYGKPFTKELEEKIIEDLSHDYVQGLTLLGGEPFLNTEVCLTVVDRVHQEFGTKKDIWSWSGYTFEELLLESDDKLELLRKIDILVDGRFELSKKNLNLQFRGSSNQRILDVKKSLASGQAVIWEKCHDAQQAYEQIKKGLFI, via the coding sequence ATGAGAAATCCTAAACCACAAGAGTGGCTAGCAGAAGAGCTCAGCCAAAATTATATTGGTGATTATAAGGCATTTAATTTTGTAGATGGCGAAGGTGTACGAAATAGTCTTTATGTCAGTGGCTGTTTGTTTGCTTGTGAAGGTTGCTTCAATCAGGCAGTTCAAAATTTTCGCTATGGTAAACCATTTACAAAAGAATTAGAAGAGAAAATCATTGAAGATTTATCTCATGATTATGTACAAGGGCTGACCTTGCTAGGTGGAGAACCCTTTTTAAATACTGAAGTTTGTTTGACTGTTGTTGATCGAGTGCATCAAGAATTTGGGACTAAAAAAGATATTTGGTCTTGGTCTGGCTATACATTTGAAGAATTATTGCTAGAGTCCGATGATAAACTGGAGCTATTGAGGAAAATCGATATTTTAGTGGATGGACGGTTTGAACTGTCCAAAAAGAACCTAAATCTCCAATTTAGAGGCAGCAGTAATCAACGGATTCTTGATGTCAAAAAATCTTTAGCTAGTGGTCAAGCCGTAATTTGGGAGAAATGTCATGATGCACAACAAGCATACGAACAAATAAAAAAAGGACTTTTTATCTAG
- a CDS encoding SDR family oxidoreductase, with protein MTTNSFATKKAIITGAASGIGYATAKLFIEKGFVVGLIDADKNRLESISKEFKQDGYDCYYRSVDVTDEINLKKAIDELTESLEGLDVFFSNAGINGTWAPIETLTISDWDQTINTNLRSTFLCTKFAIPHMKENGGSIIITSSINGTRIFNNFGASAYSSSKAGQVAFTKMAALELARYNIRVNAICPGAIDTAINGKTKYSADLDEVEIKVEFPEGNRPLKNETGTSEQVAQSVLFLATDASANISGTELYVDGAESLL; from the coding sequence ATGACTACTAATTCGTTTGCTACTAAAAAGGCGATTATCACAGGAGCTGCTTCTGGAATTGGCTATGCTACTGCAAAATTATTTATTGAAAAAGGCTTTGTCGTTGGCTTGATTGATGCTGATAAAAATCGCTTGGAATCTATTTCTAAAGAATTCAAACAGGATGGTTACGACTGTTATTACCGAAGTGTAGATGTAACTGATGAAATTAATTTGAAAAAAGCAATCGATGAATTAACGGAAAGTTTAGAAGGCTTGGACGTATTTTTCAGTAATGCTGGAATCAATGGAACTTGGGCGCCGATTGAAACCTTAACGATCAGTGATTGGGATCAAACGATAAACACCAACTTGCGCAGTACATTTTTATGTACAAAATTTGCGATTCCACATATGAAGGAAAACGGTGGATCGATCATTATAACAAGTTCTATTAATGGAACTCGAATTTTTAATAACTTCGGTGCTTCAGCCTACAGTTCTTCAAAGGCTGGGCAAGTGGCTTTTACAAAAATGGCTGCTTTAGAACTTGCTCGTTATAACATTCGTGTAAATGCTATCTGTCCTGGTGCTATCGATACGGCGATCAATGGAAAAACAAAATACTCAGCTGATCTGGATGAAGTTGAAATCAAGGTAGAATTTCCAGAAGGGAATCGTCCGTTGAAAAATGAGACTGGAACCAGTGAGCAAGTTGCTCAATCTGTGCTATTTTTAGCCACCGATGCTTCAGCTAATATTTCAGGTACAGAGCTTTATGTTGATGGAGCAGAATCTTTGCTTTAA
- a CDS encoding cryptochrome/photolyase family protein yields the protein MGKTIMWFRKDLRLEDNTAFSKMVEDSEFADELICVFQLNPLQFIENSYNHAAFFYSLNSFYEHAKANGVPIHFLYGNLKENFTNLKKGYPDWSKIYFNLDERGFGKERDQKMIEFFENNQIQVYSYQDSHLHGVQEIKKPTGESYKVFTPYFKKWLTMPKRSYQRTVAPLDSLKESSHPLFIEGEKKFKQIIKDIYLPFEYECGEVVAENYLKEFVKNHLHEYQDGRDYPYSDQTSKLSRFLRTGELSIRKVWHALNAEPDSNGRQTFISELCWRDFYNMIYSENPKQKTQEIKEQYRQLQWSYNQDFFERWKKGQTGFPIVDAGMRQLNQTGWMHNRLRMIVASFLTKDLLIDWRLGEEYFQQKLIDYDAASNIGGWQWAASTGTDAVPYFRIFNPTTQSEKFDRYGDFIRQFIPELKDVSNEFIHEPSKMSEELQKKSGVVIGKDYPEPIVDHRKIREEVLTFFKTSAH from the coding sequence ATGGGCAAAACGATTATGTGGTTTCGCAAAGACCTTCGTTTAGAGGATAATACAGCGTTTAGTAAGATGGTAGAAGATAGTGAATTTGCAGATGAACTTATTTGTGTTTTTCAATTGAATCCACTGCAATTTATAGAAAATAGCTATAATCATGCTGCTTTTTTCTATAGCTTAAATAGTTTTTATGAGCATGCGAAAGCGAACGGTGTTCCAATCCATTTCTTATATGGAAACCTAAAAGAAAATTTTACCAATTTAAAAAAGGGCTATCCAGATTGGAGTAAAATCTATTTTAATTTAGATGAACGTGGTTTCGGAAAAGAACGGGATCAAAAAATGATTGAATTTTTTGAGAATAACCAGATTCAAGTATATTCTTATCAAGACAGTCATCTACATGGTGTGCAGGAAATTAAAAAGCCAACTGGAGAAAGTTACAAGGTTTTCACACCTTACTTTAAAAAATGGCTGACAATGCCAAAACGCTCATATCAAAGAACCGTGGCTCCTTTAGATTCATTAAAAGAAAGTTCACATCCATTATTTATAGAGGGAGAAAAAAAGTTTAAGCAAATCATTAAAGACATTTATTTACCTTTTGAATATGAATGTGGGGAAGTTGTAGCGGAGAATTATTTAAAAGAGTTTGTAAAGAATCACTTACATGAATATCAAGATGGTCGAGACTACCCTTATTCAGATCAAACGAGTAAGTTATCACGTTTTCTAAGAACAGGTGAATTATCTATTCGCAAAGTTTGGCATGCTCTTAATGCTGAACCAGATTCCAATGGACGTCAAACTTTTATTTCTGAACTGTGTTGGCGAGACTTTTATAATATGATTTATTCTGAGAATCCCAAACAAAAAACACAAGAAATCAAAGAACAATATCGACAACTGCAATGGAGCTATAATCAAGATTTTTTTGAAAGATGGAAAAAAGGACAGACAGGTTTTCCAATCGTAGATGCTGGAATGAGGCAGTTAAACCAGACTGGCTGGATGCATAACCGTTTACGAATGATTGTGGCATCGTTTTTAACGAAAGATTTATTGATCGACTGGAGATTGGGAGAAGAGTATTTCCAACAAAAACTGATTGACTATGATGCAGCGAGTAATATAGGAGGTTGGCAATGGGCAGCTTCTACCGGAACAGATGCCGTTCCTTATTTTCGGATATTTAATCCTACGACACAAAGTGAAAAATTTGATCGATACGGTGATTTTATTCGCCAGTTTATTCCCGAGTTAAAAGATGTATCAAATGAATTTATTCATGAGCCGAGTAAGATGTCAGAAGAGCTTCAAAAAAAGAGTGGTGTAGTTATTGGAAAAGATTACCCCGAGCCGATTGTTGATCACCGTAAGATTCGTGAAGAGGTTCTTACCTTTTTCAAAACAAGCGCTCATTAG
- the dinB gene encoding DNA polymerase IV, translating into MISELRFPLKKDISRKIIHIDMDAFFASVEERDHPELVGHPLVIARHPSDTGGKGVVTTANYEARKFGIHSAMSAQKAYELCPDAIFKPGNYEKYSEISQQIREIFRRYTDIIEPVSIDEAYLDVTENKINSKSAIKIAKLIQYDIWNELHLTCSAGVSYNKFLAKLASDFQKPKGLTVVMPDEAEAFLKALPIEAFHGVGKKTVPKMHDLGIYTGEDLYKQDEMMLIRNFGKMGYSLYRKVRGIHDSPVNITRDRKSVGKEHTYGTPLTTEAQVTAQLRQLAERVEESLERVQKHGKTVVLKVRYTDYTTVTKRQTLPEYISKKEELYYQANLIWEEVLGLEQGIRLLGITLTNLDPMAYENMVLPLWEKTKTDENEALK; encoded by the coding sequence ATGATCAGTGAACTACGTTTCCCTTTAAAGAAGGATATTTCCCGTAAGATTATTCATATCGATATGGATGCTTTTTTTGCCTCTGTTGAAGAACGGGATCATCCAGAGTTAGTAGGGCATCCGTTAGTGATTGCACGCCATCCTAGTGATACAGGAGGGAAAGGAGTAGTAACTACTGCAAACTATGAAGCCCGTAAATTCGGTATCCATTCAGCCATGAGCGCTCAAAAAGCCTATGAATTATGTCCAGATGCTATTTTTAAACCAGGCAACTATGAGAAATATTCTGAAATTTCTCAGCAAATTAGAGAGATTTTTCGCCGTTATACTGATATTATCGAGCCAGTATCAATAGATGAGGCCTATTTGGATGTTACGGAAAATAAGATCAACAGTAAATCAGCGATTAAAATCGCTAAATTGATTCAATATGATATTTGGAACGAGTTACATTTAACTTGTTCTGCTGGTGTCAGTTATAATAAATTTTTAGCAAAATTAGCCTCGGATTTTCAAAAGCCTAAAGGGTTAACGGTTGTAATGCCCGATGAGGCTGAAGCTTTTTTAAAGGCATTGCCAATCGAAGCATTTCATGGAGTTGGGAAAAAAACAGTACCTAAGATGCATGATTTAGGTATTTATACTGGAGAGGATCTGTACAAACAAGATGAGATGATGCTGATCCGTAATTTTGGTAAAATGGGCTATTCTCTTTATCGAAAAGTTCGCGGGATCCACGATTCTCCTGTAAATATCACAAGAGACCGTAAATCAGTAGGGAAAGAGCATACATATGGCACACCACTAACGACTGAAGCGCAAGTAACTGCTCAATTAAGACAATTAGCAGAACGAGTGGAAGAATCGTTAGAGCGAGTCCAAAAGCATGGGAAAACAGTTGTGTTGAAAGTTCGTTACACAGATTATACAACAGTGACAAAGCGTCAGACTTTACCAGAGTATATCTCAAAAAAAGAAGAATTGTATTACCAGGCCAACCTGATTTGGGAAGAGGTACTGGGACTTGAACAAGGGATTCGGCTATTAGGGATAACCTTGACGAACCTCGATCCAATGGCTTACGAAAATATGGTATTGCCCCTATGGGAAAAAACAAAAACGGATGAAAATGAAGCATTGAAGTAA
- a CDS encoding HD domain-containing protein: protein MIVEDILYGSFEVEDVLAALILSEEIQRLKDVHMAGPAFLINPVWNETRYEHSIGVMLLIRKLGGTVAEQIAGLLHDVSHTAFSHVIDLALSNKTDDYHEQIKAALIEQSTIPTLLNQYGFDHRQILFDDEQWGLLEQQAPLLCCDRIDYTLREVYRYFSVPLKEIQEFLGSIIIVENQIVLNTVDQALWFIDQYQKVVIDFFYDPRNICSYEWLAKAIQLGLESQEITRDDLLMTDSAFLKKLKSSNSLQIQQLLDKMNHPLKFSVCSSEDNYDIYQKKKIRFVDPLVKIADQVVSTSSISQVAQTKIEKMLEDSEKGIFLKLG, encoded by the coding sequence ATGATTGTTGAGGATATTCTATATGGTTCATTTGAAGTAGAAGACGTTCTGGCTGCATTGATCTTGTCAGAAGAGATTCAGCGTTTAAAAGATGTTCATATGGCAGGTCCGGCTTTTTTAATCAATCCAGTTTGGAATGAAACAAGGTACGAACATTCTATCGGTGTTATGTTGTTGATTAGAAAATTGGGTGGAACTGTAGCAGAGCAAATTGCGGGGTTACTCCATGATGTGTCACACACTGCTTTTTCTCATGTGATCGATTTAGCTTTGTCTAATAAAACGGATGATTATCATGAACAAATCAAAGCAGCGTTGATTGAACAATCAACAATTCCCACGTTACTAAATCAGTATGGATTTGATCATCGGCAGATTTTATTTGATGATGAACAATGGGGATTATTGGAGCAACAAGCACCATTGCTATGTTGTGATCGAATTGATTACACATTACGAGAAGTGTACCGCTACTTTTCTGTACCACTTAAAGAAATTCAGGAATTTTTAGGTTCAATCATTATCGTAGAAAATCAGATCGTTTTGAATACAGTTGATCAAGCCTTATGGTTTATAGATCAATATCAAAAAGTAGTGATCGACTTTTTTTACGATCCTCGTAATATATGTAGTTATGAATGGCTGGCAAAAGCAATTCAGCTTGGTCTAGAGAGTCAAGAAATTACGCGGGATGATTTGCTGATGACTGATTCGGCGTTTCTTAAAAAGTTAAAATCAAGTAATAGTCTTCAAATTCAACAGTTATTGGATAAAATGAATCACCCACTAAAATTCAGTGTTTGCTCTAGTGAGGATAACTATGATATCTATCAAAAGAAGAAGATAAGGTTCGTAGATCCTCTAGTAAAAATAGCTGACCAAGTGGTGTCAACGTCCAGTATCTCACAGGTTGCTCAAACAAAGATTGAAAAAATGCTAGAAGATAGCGAAAAGGGAATTTTTCTTAAACTTGGTTAA
- a CDS encoding P-II family nitrogen regulator, translated as MKKVEAIIQQEKLEELKVMVDDRFEALGMTVSQVLGFGNQKGLKEYVRGQEIITTLLPKVKVSFVVLDENVEKIISLILAICQTGEVGDGKIFVYNVEEAIRIRTGERGVKAI; from the coding sequence ATGAAAAAAGTAGAAGCAATCATACAACAGGAAAAATTAGAAGAGCTAAAAGTAATGGTGGATGATCGTTTTGAAGCGTTAGGGATGACGGTCAGTCAAGTACTAGGTTTTGGTAACCAAAAAGGCTTGAAAGAATACGTGCGGGGACAAGAAATCATTACGACATTATTACCTAAAGTTAAAGTTAGTTTCGTTGTTTTAGATGAAAATGTCGAAAAAATTATCTCTTTGATTTTGGCTATTTGTCAGACAGGCGAGGTCGGCGACGGCAAAATCTTTGTTTATAACGTAGAAGAGGCGATCCGAATTAGAACGGGGGAAAGGGGAGTAAAAGCAATATAG